The Methanohalophilus levihalophilus genome has a segment encoding these proteins:
- a CDS encoding 50S ribosomal protein L18, translating into MATGPRYKVPFRRRREGRTDYHQRLRLLISRENRLVVRRSAKHIRIQLVVPKPEGDSTLVSAISTELKKYGYEGSTGNTSAAYLTGLLFGKKALNEGYESGVLDMGLYSPSPGCRIYAALMGAVDAGLDIPHNPSVFPDEERIRGEHVAEHMDMAEFPEMFDASKEKILSDFN; encoded by the coding sequence TTCCGCAGGCGAAGGGAGGGAAGGACTGATTATCATCAGCGCCTCAGGCTGCTCATTTCAAGGGAGAACCGTCTGGTAGTACGCAGGAGTGCGAAACACATTCGCATACAACTTGTGGTACCAAAACCAGAAGGTGATTCTACCCTTGTTTCAGCAATCTCAACAGAATTAAAGAAATACGGATATGAGGGATCTACAGGAAACACTTCCGCTGCATATCTTACCGGTCTTCTTTTCGGAAAGAAGGCTCTCAATGAAGGATATGAAAGCGGTGTTCTTGACATGGGACTCTATTCCCCGTCACCCGGATGTCGTATCTACGCAGCTCTCATGGGCGCAGTGGATGCAGGTCTGGATATACCCCATAATCCATCCGTATTCCCTGATGAAGAAAGGATACGTGGAGAACACGTAGCAGAGCACATGGACATGGCGGAATTCCCGGAAATGTTCGATGCTTCAAAAGAGAAAATCCTTTCGGATTTCAACTAA
- a CDS encoding 30S ribosomal protein S5 — protein sequence MAYQYEEEWVPKTRLGVLVSEGQITSMDEAIDSGLPIRESKIVDILLPELEDEVLDINMVQRMTDSGRRVKFRATVIVGNGDGYVGLGQAKDVQVGPAIRKAIDNAKINITRVRRGCGSWECGCGLPHTVPSEVRGKAGSVTVELKPAPRGLGLAAGDTARKVLEKAGIKDVWTRTEGQTRTTLNFAKATYNALVNTGTVRIPQTCVEEA from the coding sequence ATGGCATATCAATATGAAGAAGAATGGGTTCCCAAGACAAGACTTGGTGTACTTGTTTCAGAGGGCCAGATTACTTCAATGGATGAAGCTATTGATTCCGGTCTTCCAATCAGGGAATCAAAGATTGTGGACATTCTCTTGCCGGAGCTTGAAGATGAGGTTCTTGACATTAACATGGTACAGAGGATGACTGACTCTGGACGCCGTGTTAAATTCAGGGCTACTGTCATTGTCGGTAACGGCGATGGGTATGTAGGTCTTGGACAGGCCAAGGACGTACAGGTCGGTCCGGCTATCAGAAAAGCTATCGATAATGCAAAGATTAACATTACCAGAGTACGCCGCGGTTGCGGTTCCTGGGAATGCGGTTGTGGACTGCCTCACACTGTTCCTTCTGAAGTCAGAGGGAAAGCAGGCAGTGTTACAGTCGAACTGAAACCTGCTCCACGTGGACTTGGCCTTGCTGCCGGTGACACAGCACGTAAAGTGCTTGAAAAAGCAGGAATCAAGGATGTCTGGACCAGAACCGAAGGGCAGACAAGGACTACCCTTAACTTTGCTAAGGCAACTTACAATGCACTCGTGAATACCGGTACAGTCCGTATTCCACAGACCTGTGTTGAGGAGGCCTGA
- a CDS encoding 50S ribosomal protein L30 produces MYAVVRVRGSINVRGSIADTLSMLRLHRINHCVILEDNPHNKGMIQKAKDFIAYGEIDAENLAQMLTNRGRLEGGDRLTEAYVAENTDFDSIAAFSEAVIEGKASLKDIPGLKPVFRLHPPRKGHDGIKRTFQQGGILGNHGEEITVLLNKMR; encoded by the coding sequence ATGTACGCAGTTGTTCGGGTACGTGGTAGCATTAACGTAAGGGGTTCAATTGCTGACACCCTTTCCATGCTTCGCCTTCACAGGATAAACCACTGTGTGATTCTGGAAGATAACCCCCATAACAAGGGTATGATCCAGAAAGCAAAGGATTTCATTGCATATGGCGAAATTGATGCTGAAAACCTTGCACAGATGCTCACAAACCGTGGAAGGCTCGAAGGCGGTGACCGTCTTACTGAGGCATATGTAGCTGAGAACACAGACTTTGACTCGATTGCTGCTTTTTCAGAAGCAGTCATTGAGGGTAAAGCCAGTCTGAAAGACATACCCGGTCTCAAACCGGTTTTCAGGTTACACCCTCCAAGAAAAGGGCACGATGGTATCAAGAGAACCTTCCAGCAGGGTGGTATTCTTGGAAACCACGGTGAAGAAATCACTGTGCTCCTTAACAAAATGAGGTGA
- a CDS encoding uL15m family ribosomal protein, translating into MSKTRTKKFRGSRTCGGGTTKNRRGAGNRGGRGKSGGVKHHYVLALKGGYTRGKYGFKRPLKSINSVSIVNVGELDELADQLVEDGFAKQEDGVYHINLEDLEIEKVLGTGQVSKNMVVTAASFSATAQDKIEAAGGSCLGIDE; encoded by the coding sequence ATGAGCAAAACTAGAACCAAAAAGTTCAGAGGCTCCCGTACTTGCGGTGGCGGCACTACCAAAAACAGGCGTGGTGCAGGAAACCGTGGCGGACGTGGAAAAAGTGGTGGAGTCAAACACCATTATGTCCTCGCGCTAAAGGGCGGTTACACTCGCGGTAAATATGGCTTCAAGCGTCCGCTTAAATCCATAAACTCAGTTTCAATTGTGAACGTGGGTGAGCTTGATGAACTTGCAGATCAGCTTGTGGAAGATGGATTTGCAAAACAAGAAGATGGTGTGTATCACATAAACCTTGAGGATCTTGAAATAGAGAAGGTTCTCGGGACTGGTCAGGTCTCAAAGAATATGGTAGTAACTGCTGCAAGCTTCTCGGCAACAGCCCAGGATAAAATCGAAGCTGCAGGTGGTAGCTGTCTTGGGATCGATGAGTAA
- the secY gene encoding preprotein translocase subunit SecY — MSLKETLGPFFNRLPAVASPEGHVHFKNKMMWTLAILMLYFALANVPLFGLSENSIDLFEQYRAFFAGASGSLMLLGIGPIVTASIVLQLLVGADVIKLDMSDPADQALFQGAQKFLVFIMIIVEALPQILGGYIQPDANIASIMGVSPGVLTFIIFLQICIGGVLILFMDEIVSKWGIGSGVGLFIVAGVSQQIVTGLINWIPDSSGLPVGIIPKWLYIAQNVDAGFLFSADGIGFMLISGGILALVGTVAIFLIVVFVESTRIEIPLSHSAVKGARGRFPVKLIYASVLPMILVRALQANIQLIGLLLAGRGITFLGEYSGSTPVNGIMYYLAPINSPYDWIPSLVRENFASYGYAAPATWQIGLHVLMDAFILIVGGIIFALFWIETTGMGAKPTARKVFNSGMQIPGFRRNVGSIEKVMQRYIPKVTIIGGAFIGALTLLASLMGTLGGAGGTGLLLTVSIVYRLYEDIASEQMMEMHPMVRSFFGQE; from the coding sequence ATGAGTTTAAAAGAGACTTTGGGGCCGTTTTTTAACAGGCTTCCAGCTGTAGCTAGTCCGGAAGGGCATGTTCACTTCAAGAACAAAATGATGTGGACACTGGCAATTTTGATGCTTTATTTTGCACTTGCTAATGTTCCACTGTTTGGACTGTCTGAAAATTCCATTGACCTGTTTGAGCAATACCGTGCATTCTTCGCCGGTGCTTCAGGTTCACTGATGCTTCTAGGTATTGGTCCAATTGTTACTGCTTCTATTGTGCTGCAGCTGCTTGTGGGGGCAGACGTCATTAAACTCGACATGTCTGATCCGGCAGATCAGGCTCTCTTCCAGGGAGCACAGAAATTCCTTGTCTTTATTATGATTATAGTGGAAGCTCTTCCACAGATTCTTGGTGGTTACATACAGCCAGATGCTAACATAGCTTCTATTATGGGTGTAAGCCCCGGAGTGCTAACATTTATCATATTCCTGCAGATTTGCATTGGTGGCGTTCTTATCCTGTTCATGGATGAGATTGTATCCAAATGGGGTATCGGTTCAGGTGTAGGCCTTTTCATCGTTGCAGGTGTTTCACAGCAGATTGTAACTGGTTTGATTAACTGGATCCCTGATTCATCCGGACTTCCAGTAGGTATCATCCCGAAATGGCTTTACATAGCACAAAATGTAGATGCCGGTTTCCTCTTTTCCGCGGATGGAATAGGCTTCATGCTTATAAGCGGAGGCATACTGGCTCTGGTAGGCACTGTGGCCATTTTCCTGATTGTTGTATTTGTTGAAAGTACAAGGATCGAAATACCACTTTCACACAGCGCTGTAAAAGGTGCAAGGGGAAGATTCCCTGTAAAACTTATCTATGCTTCAGTTCTTCCAATGATTCTGGTTCGTGCATTGCAGGCCAACATACAGTTGATTGGTTTGCTTCTTGCAGGTCGTGGAATCACTTTTTTGGGTGAGTATTCAGGCTCAACCCCTGTAAATGGTATTATGTATTACCTTGCTCCAATTAACAGTCCTTATGACTGGATTCCTTCTTTAGTAAGGGAAAACTTTGCAAGCTATGGGTATGCAGCACCTGCAACCTGGCAGATTGGATTGCACGTATTAATGGATGCTTTCATCCTGATTGTCGGAGGTATTATCTTTGCATTGTTCTGGATTGAGACAACTGGTATGGGTGCAAAACCAACCGCAAGAAAAGTGTTCAATTCGGGGATGCAGATACCCGGTTTCAGAAGGAATGTAGGAAGTATTGAAAAAGTAATGCAGAGGTACATCCCGAAAGTAACAATAATCGGTGGTGCTTTCATCGGCGCCCTGACTCTCCTTGCCAGTCTTATGGGTACTCTTGGAGGTGCAGGAGGTACAGGTCTGTTGCTTACGGTAAGTATCGTTTACCGTCTCTATGAAGACATTGCTTCCGAACAGATGATGGAAATGCATCCAATGGTGCGTTCATTCTTCGGACAGGAGTAA
- a CDS encoding adenylate kinase, with translation MNVVLFGPPGAGKGTQAKELSKHYDIPHISTGDILRANVAEGTDLGKKAAEYMNKGELVPDEVLIGIIKNRIAEPDCKSGYLLDGYPRTVPQADALSDILKDINMPLEVVLNIAVPDEELVIRLAGRYSCKCGESYHIKFNPPKEAGICDVCGKELYQRDDDKEEVIRQRLVSYKRNTQPLIDYYEKAGLLVNIEGAGEIDEVFGQIINVLDQYK, from the coding sequence ATGAATGTTGTATTATTCGGGCCACCGGGTGCTGGTAAAGGCACCCAGGCCAAAGAACTTTCAAAGCACTATGATATTCCCCACATTTCCACAGGGGATATCCTTCGTGCAAACGTAGCAGAAGGAACCGATCTCGGGAAAAAGGCAGCCGAATATATGAATAAAGGCGAGCTTGTCCCGGATGAAGTTTTGATAGGTATTATCAAAAACAGGATTGCTGAACCAGATTGTAAAAGTGGCTATCTTCTTGACGGTTATCCAAGGACTGTTCCTCAGGCAGATGCCCTCTCAGATATCCTGAAAGATATCAACATGCCACTTGAAGTTGTATTGAACATTGCGGTACCTGACGAAGAGCTTGTTATAAGACTTGCAGGCCGTTACAGTTGTAAATGTGGTGAAAGCTATCACATCAAGTTCAATCCTCCAAAGGAAGCAGGCATTTGTGATGTTTGCGGAAAGGAGCTTTACCAGCGTGATGATGACAAGGAAGAAGTCATTCGTCAGCGCCTTGTTTCATATAAGAGGAATACCCAGCCACTCATTGACTATTATGAAAAGGCAGGTCTTCTTGTGAATATCGAAGGTGCCGGTGAAATTGATGAAGTCTTCGGGCAAATCATTAATGTACTGGACCAATATAAGTAA
- a CDS encoding DUF106 domain-containing protein, with translation MVTAHFKKILERFILALGISLMFGILLLGTEGREAIGTMVGTVMDPLISAVGESNFHIVLFIMAGITALYASLIQKYTIDWELMRSTQEKMKAFQKEFREAQLSQNNYMVKKLEEERSKMMGDQMEMSKQQFKPMAYISIISLPLFMWAYHFISLHEAASLTFPFWGEVILVDTIIGPIQYWIFWYFITSLAISQVVRKALNIGGV, from the coding sequence TTGGTAACTGCACACTTCAAAAAGATACTTGAAAGATTCATTTTGGCTCTTGGAATCTCTCTTATGTTCGGGATTCTCCTGCTCGGTACCGAAGGAAGGGAAGCAATTGGTACTATGGTGGGAACAGTTATGGACCCACTTATTTCAGCAGTTGGGGAGTCTAATTTCCATATTGTACTTTTCATAATGGCTGGAATAACTGCTTTATATGCTTCCCTGATCCAGAAATATACTATTGATTGGGAGCTGATGCGCAGTACTCAGGAAAAGATGAAGGCTTTCCAGAAGGAATTCCGTGAAGCCCAGCTTTCCCAGAATAATTACATGGTCAAAAAGCTGGAGGAAGAACGCTCCAAAATGATGGGAGACCAGATGGAAATGTCAAAACAGCAGTTCAAGCCAATGGCATACATCAGTATTATTTCCCTTCCATTGTTCATGTGGGCTTATCATTTTATTAGTCTTCACGAGGCTGCATCCCTGACTTTCCCATTTTGGGGCGAAGTGATCCTCGTTGATACTATTATAGGGCCAATCCAGTACTGGATTTTCTGGTATTTCATAACTTCTCTTGCTATCAGTCAGGTTGTAAGGAAAGCCCTGAATATTGGCGGCGTATGA
- the cmk gene encoding (d)CMP kinase, whose product MLVTVSGLPGSGTTTAAKLLAEKYGVEMISAGDVFRTLAKENSMSLAEFGKLAESDPSIDRMIDERQKKIATERDNIILEGRLAGHMAQDALRIWLHAPQEERVRRIVEREGSSFEIRLSETVERELSEAVRYQEIHGIDIGDLSIYSLVIDSTTWDPNGICMIISAAIDGAGGFS is encoded by the coding sequence ATGCTTGTTACCGTAAGCGGACTTCCCGGAAGCGGGACTACCACCGCAGCAAAATTGCTGGCGGAGAAGTATGGAGTTGAAATGATCTCAGCAGGGGATGTTTTCCGCACCCTTGCAAAAGAGAACTCCATGTCCCTTGCAGAGTTCGGGAAACTTGCCGAATCCGATCCTTCTATTGACAGGATGATTGACGAGAGACAAAAGAAGATTGCTACTGAGCGGGATAATATTATTCTTGAAGGCCGGCTTGCCGGTCACATGGCTCAGGATGCACTGCGCATCTGGTTACACGCACCTCAGGAGGAGCGTGTCCGCAGGATTGTGGAACGTGAAGGTTCTTCCTTTGAAATCCGACTCTCTGAAACCGTTGAAAGAGAGCTTTCCGAAGCTGTCAGGTATCAGGAAATACATGGAATTGATATTGGTGATCTTTCCATCTACTCCCTGGTGATTGATTCCACCACATGGGATCCGAATGGAATATGTATGATAATTTCTGCAGCAATTGATGGTGCAGGCGGATTTTCCTGA
- a CDS encoding RNA-guided pseudouridylation complex pseudouridine synthase subunit Cbf5 — protein sequence MPDSLFCEKQGHLLKANATTDLRYGCDPYQRPIEQHLMYGVVNLNKPAGPTSHEVTAWVRDMLELPRAGHSGSLDPKVTGVLPIMLGKATKAVSVLRLSGKEYVCMMRLHKKMPASRVKAVCAEFVGPIYQTPPIISAVKRALRVRNIYSLEVLDIQGPLVLMKVRCEAGTYIRKLCHDIGLVLGCGGHMQQLIRTGTGPFNDSTAVTLHDLKDAYVLWKEDGCEDELRKVVRPMEEGLTHLPAITIRDSAINAICHGAALAVTGVVGVDEGLGKDAPACIFSLKGEVVALCNSKMNAEEILASEHGICAVTERVIMDADIYPSGWKSKSQGSD from the coding sequence ATGCCGGATTCTTTATTTTGCGAAAAGCAAGGTCATCTTTTGAAGGCAAATGCAACTACTGATTTGCGTTATGGTTGCGACCCTTACCAGCGTCCCATTGAACAACATCTGATGTATGGAGTTGTAAACCTCAACAAACCAGCAGGACCTACAAGCCATGAAGTGACTGCGTGGGTTCGTGATATGCTGGAATTGCCCCGAGCAGGGCATTCGGGTTCCCTTGACCCGAAGGTTACAGGTGTATTGCCCATCATGCTCGGGAAAGCGACAAAGGCGGTCTCTGTTCTCCGGCTTTCAGGGAAGGAATACGTTTGCATGATGCGGTTGCACAAGAAGATGCCTGCATCGAGGGTAAAAGCCGTGTGCGCGGAATTCGTGGGGCCGATTTACCAGACCCCACCGATTATTTCTGCGGTAAAACGTGCTTTGAGGGTCAGGAACATTTATTCCCTTGAGGTTCTGGACATTCAGGGTCCACTTGTCTTGATGAAAGTCAGATGTGAAGCGGGTACTTACATTCGCAAACTCTGTCACGATATTGGATTGGTGCTTGGCTGTGGCGGTCACATGCAGCAGTTGATAAGAACAGGCACAGGTCCCTTTAATGATAGTACTGCGGTGACTTTACACGATCTCAAGGATGCCTATGTGCTCTGGAAAGAGGATGGTTGTGAGGATGAGCTGCGCAAAGTCGTAAGACCCATGGAGGAAGGGCTCACACACTTGCCTGCGATTACTATCCGTGATTCGGCAATCAATGCAATCTGTCACGGGGCTGCCCTGGCAGTAACCGGAGTAGTTGGTGTGGATGAAGGCCTTGGAAAAGATGCACCTGCCTGCATATTTTCCCTGAAGGGCGAGGTTGTTGCACTGTGCAATTCAAAGATGAACGCGGAGGAAATCCTTGCCAGTGAGCATGGAATCTGTGCAGTCACCGAAAGAGTAATAATGGATGCCGATATTTACCCATCAGGATGGAAGTCAAAGTCGCAAGGCAGCGACTGA
- a CDS encoding ATP-binding protein — protein MIKDESQPNLFHPRFSSRFFENYAGKMISDPKVAIIELVANSWDSGATEVRIKWPIYPDNYFEISDNGCGMTKDEFLKYWSEFNYNRVGVQGSTVKVVGINKDIERRVFGKNGKGRHSLFCFSKDYQVETWKDGCQSLFNVSMSSGDAPYTIELVNRNKHDGNGTKIHSTFSKKLELSKWLEIGEVKDLLGTKFIVDPVHFKIYLNDELIEYSDILEHAKEYVYELPDFGAINIYLIDSKVVGRTTKQHGVVWWVNGRLVGDHSWKDFSGSFLDGRTSEARRYTIIVKADILVDDVKDDWTGFNETERVKQVKEKINTFILETVSDLMKDVRREEKISILQTQRKTLKQLSTPSRNSIGHFITQVQQKCPTIKTSHLENVVEVLANMERSKSVYKLLRQLSQLTPNDMDSLSHILDEWDIMDAKMVLDELKKRLDLIEQLEDIVEDPKTDELHELQPLFEYGLWIFGPEYESIEFSSNKSLSTVLRTHFDKQGVKDLRNPRKRPDFVVLPDCSFGVYSSDKYGEDGENVEVCGTSKVLIIELKRGGSTISSDHLYQANNYASEIKTSGKVEPDTAIVCYVLGTKVDPNLDCLSMGSITVCPRSFNLVLRQAHSRTFKLMEKIKKTKDIEDYYDEEVEEVLKQKGFEDFEYT, from the coding sequence ATGATTAAAGATGAATCCCAGCCAAATTTGTTTCATCCTCGTTTTAGTAGTCGTTTTTTTGAAAACTATGCTGGAAAAATGATAAGCGATCCTAAAGTAGCAATAATAGAATTAGTAGCAAATTCATGGGATTCTGGAGCAACAGAAGTTAGAATTAAGTGGCCGATTTATCCAGACAATTATTTTGAGATATCTGATAACGGCTGTGGGATGACCAAGGACGAATTTTTAAAGTATTGGAGTGAGTTTAATTATAATCGTGTAGGTGTCCAAGGATCAACTGTAAAAGTTGTAGGGATTAACAAAGACATTGAACGACGAGTTTTTGGAAAAAATGGTAAAGGACGTCATAGTCTTTTCTGTTTTTCAAAGGATTATCAGGTTGAAACTTGGAAAGATGGTTGCCAATCTCTTTTCAATGTATCAATGTCTTCTGGTGATGCTCCTTATACCATTGAATTAGTAAATCGCAATAAACATGATGGAAATGGGACCAAAATACACAGTACTTTCAGCAAAAAATTAGAGCTTTCAAAGTGGTTAGAAATTGGTGAAGTTAAGGACTTGCTTGGAACAAAGTTTATTGTAGATCCCGTTCATTTTAAAATATATTTAAATGATGAACTAATTGAATATTCAGACATATTAGAACATGCAAAAGAATACGTGTATGAATTACCTGATTTTGGAGCTATTAACATATATCTAATTGATAGCAAAGTTGTTGGTAGAACCACTAAGCAGCATGGAGTTGTATGGTGGGTTAATGGTCGATTGGTGGGTGATCATTCTTGGAAAGATTTTAGTGGTAGCTTCTTAGATGGAAGGACAAGTGAAGCAAGAAGATATACAATAATTGTAAAAGCTGATATTTTAGTAGATGATGTTAAAGATGATTGGACTGGATTTAATGAAACTGAAAGGGTAAAACAAGTTAAAGAAAAAATTAACACTTTTATTCTTGAAACAGTTTCAGATTTAATGAAAGATGTTCGGCGTGAGGAAAAAATAAGCATTTTGCAGACTCAAAGGAAAACGCTTAAACAATTGAGTACACCTTCGAGAAATTCGATTGGACATTTTATCACTCAGGTTCAACAAAAGTGTCCTACCATAAAAACAAGTCACTTGGAAAATGTTGTTGAAGTTTTGGCAAACATGGAAAGAAGCAAATCTGTGTATAAATTGTTACGACAGTTGTCTCAATTAACTCCCAATGATATGGACTCCCTATCTCATATTTTGGATGAATGGGATATCATGGATGCAAAAATGGTTTTAGATGAACTTAAGAAAAGGTTAGATTTAATTGAACAGCTTGAAGACATAGTAGAAGATCCAAAAACAGATGAATTGCATGAACTTCAGCCTTTATTTGAATATGGTCTTTGGATATTTGGACCAGAGTATGAAAGTATAGAGTTTTCATCAAATAAATCATTGTCAACAGTCTTAAGAACACATTTTGATAAGCAGGGTGTGAAGGATCTTAGAAATCCACGAAAAAGACCTGATTTTGTTGTTCTTCCTGATTGTTCTTTTGGAGTATATAGTAGCGATAAATATGGTGAAGACGGAGAAAACGTTGAAGTCTGTGGCACTTCTAAAGTTTTAATAATAGAGCTTAAACGGGGTGGTTCAACAATTTCATCTGATCATCTTTATCAAGCTAACAATTATGCGTCTGAGATAAAAACATCAGGGAAAGTGGAACCTGATACTGCAATAGTATGCTACGTATTAGGAACAAAAGTAGATCCAAATTTAGATTGCCTTTCAATGGGTTCGATAACTGTTTGCCCACGGTCCTTTAATTTAGTTTTACGTCAAGCACATTCGAGAACCTTTAAACTAATGGAAAAAATAAAGAAAACCAAGGATATCGAAGACTATTATGACGAAGAAGTTGAAGAAGTCCTTAAGCAAAAAGGCTTTGAAGACTTTGAATATACTTGA
- a CDS encoding TrmB family transcriptional regulator, whose amino-acid sequence MDEKLLADIGLSKYERSVYLTLLKERDLEASKLSQLSRVPIGKIYEILRDLNKYGLVEIKPSRPRKYRIVDPKIAFELMYKRREEEAINELKLLRESFAEIKRQLSNGDSPKNVETIIWPDKFHDDELKEMLNSFFEDIKHEICVVTPVKYKPGASEQYDNSILMFSKAYLDLAQRGVHIKILDSHSQLLPSIKELISSIEDESIKSKFQKFMEIRFLETDYDFVIFDSKTIFIDIEDQVNTGTSLGMTQIQDESYTNRFKDKFDELWTKGKRVNFT is encoded by the coding sequence ATGGATGAAAAGTTACTTGCAGATATCGGGTTAAGTAAATATGAGAGATCTGTTTATTTGACGCTTTTGAAAGAAAGAGATCTCGAAGCAAGTAAATTATCACAGTTGTCACGAGTTCCCATTGGAAAGATCTATGAGATTTTGAGGGATTTAAACAAGTATGGCCTTGTGGAAATAAAACCTTCAAGACCACGAAAATACAGGATTGTTGATCCGAAAATCGCTTTTGAACTAATGTACAAAAGAAGAGAAGAAGAGGCAATCAATGAGCTCAAACTACTCAGGGAATCATTTGCTGAAATTAAGCGGCAACTTTCCAATGGGGATTCTCCAAAGAATGTTGAAACAATAATCTGGCCCGACAAGTTCCATGATGATGAACTAAAAGAGATGTTGAATTCATTTTTTGAGGATATTAAGCATGAGATATGTGTTGTTACTCCCGTTAAGTATAAGCCCGGCGCATCAGAGCAGTATGATAATTCAATATTAATGTTCAGCAAGGCTTACTTAGATTTGGCACAACGTGGCGTTCATATTAAAATCCTGGATTCCCATTCTCAACTGTTGCCGTCAATAAAAGAACTTATTAGTTCAATAGAAGATGAATCAATCAAAAGTAAGTTCCAGAAATTCATGGAAATAAGGTTTTTGGAAACAGACTATGATTTTGTAATCTTTGATTCAAAGACTATCTTTATTGATATTGAAGATCAGGTTAATACGGGCACCAGTCTCGGTATGACGCAAATTCAGGATGAGTCATATACAAATCGTTTCAAGGATAAATTCGACGAACTCTGGACTAAGGGAAAGCGAGTTAATTTCACATAA